The following are from one region of the Paenibacillus sp. JZ16 genome:
- a CDS encoding UvrD-helicase domain-containing protein has product MTSIPFYKRPYGGERQDIPFAKLASFENSQDLIRDDAPDAAFFRGLESQGLLLNRAQIQAVRHTQGPLLTLAGAGSGKTSVLVSRTGYLIAAKKIDPSSILLVTFSSKAAAEMKERIMALPGLRASETAKVTARTFHSFFLYLLRTRGYRQEILSNSRHQQFIMKRILREMGLQDSYEAETLLSLWSAHRMSMTGLDELPVKTPAEVEQRQIFARYEAWKEEHGQMDFDDILVLSYRLLSQDPGLLASLQRRYRYVMVDEFQDTGLLPYELLKKMVAPHRNLMVVGDDDQTIYGFNGARNEFILEFDQTFPGAKVVTLDINYRSLSSIVGLGNEIIRVNERRRPKQLRSTRKSSSVPLYLRPGDPDQEAELLLTHITEQVREHGKQYRDHAILYRTANNSRAIFEQLVMREIPFIHYENGDLFYEQWIVKPLMDHLRLSLDRRNFTAMEGMLHTLYMNRDKGMAFIRQQDAPRPKKGPLSHLLSFPGLKDFQIENIRDRTKLIKGLKAMEPLQAVQEMRRQFYDKFLEADERQEITLHKEFIQEGLDELEASAKRFGDIAEFVEFVDRLIVIHKEMAAMKRDEQADAVRLMTIHKSKGLEFPSVCLIGASEGILPHTSALDAERRDDQRPLSDKEDKALDALEEERRLAYVAITRARDELIVSSPGFYRGRKAEVSRFFRDVFVTDEQSKQGNRIPNKVGGSTPRTSFTAKRTIRIETSTSTKRSSLPSSAGRTTVSTTSQRSQRIGSDSGSAPSPQHQAASAGTEIVDVWLCTSANCKGWQRVNARIPAGTRNRESKACPLCQSPMKQGRKEVPVHIRR; this is encoded by the coding sequence ATGACATCCATACCCTTCTATAAACGCCCGTACGGCGGTGAGCGTCAGGATATTCCGTTTGCCAAGCTGGCTTCCTTCGAGAACAGCCAGGACCTGATCCGCGATGACGCCCCGGATGCGGCTTTTTTTCGCGGCTTGGAATCACAAGGGCTGCTGCTGAACCGCGCCCAAATCCAAGCTGTACGACATACGCAAGGACCGCTGCTTACGCTTGCAGGCGCCGGCTCCGGGAAGACCTCCGTGCTGGTCAGCCGGACAGGCTACCTCATAGCGGCCAAGAAGATCGATCCGTCTTCCATCCTGCTTGTCACCTTCTCATCCAAAGCGGCAGCCGAGATGAAGGAACGCATCATGGCGCTTCCCGGGTTACGGGCTAGCGAAACCGCCAAAGTAACGGCAAGAACCTTCCATTCCTTCTTCCTATACTTGTTGCGAACCCGCGGCTACAGGCAGGAAATCCTGAGCAACTCCAGGCATCAGCAATTTATTATGAAGCGCATCCTGCGAGAAATGGGCTTGCAGGACAGCTACGAAGCCGAGACACTGCTATCCCTCTGGTCTGCCCATCGAATGAGTATGACCGGTCTTGACGAGCTGCCTGTCAAAACACCTGCGGAAGTCGAGCAAAGGCAAATTTTCGCCCGTTATGAGGCGTGGAAGGAAGAACACGGCCAGATGGATTTCGATGATATTCTGGTTTTGTCCTACCGTCTGCTGTCGCAGGATCCCGGATTGCTGGCTTCCCTTCAAAGGCGGTACCGTTATGTGATGGTCGACGAGTTTCAAGATACCGGGCTGCTGCCCTATGAGCTGCTGAAGAAGATGGTCGCCCCGCATCGCAACCTGATGGTTGTCGGTGACGATGATCAGACCATATACGGCTTCAATGGCGCGCGTAACGAATTCATTCTGGAATTCGACCAGACGTTTCCCGGGGCCAAGGTGGTGACGCTGGATATCAACTATCGATCCCTCTCGTCGATCGTCGGGCTGGGAAATGAAATTATCCGTGTCAATGAACGCCGCCGTCCCAAGCAGCTGCGCTCTACCCGCAAGAGCAGCAGCGTACCGCTGTATCTTCGTCCAGGTGATCCCGACCAAGAAGCGGAGCTACTGCTGACCCATATTACCGAACAGGTCCGGGAGCACGGAAAACAGTACCGCGATCATGCGATTCTATACCGAACCGCAAACAACAGCCGGGCGATTTTCGAACAGCTCGTGATGAGGGAAATTCCGTTCATTCATTACGAGAACGGGGATCTGTTCTACGAGCAGTGGATTGTCAAACCGCTCATGGACCATCTGCGGCTGTCGCTGGACCGGCGCAATTTCACGGCGATGGAGGGCATGCTTCATACGCTGTACATGAACCGGGACAAAGGGATGGCGTTCATCCGGCAGCAGGATGCTCCGCGTCCCAAGAAGGGGCCTCTATCGCATCTTCTATCCTTTCCCGGCCTGAAGGACTTCCAGATCGAGAATATTAGAGATCGCACTAAGCTCATAAAGGGATTAAAGGCGATGGAGCCCCTTCAAGCCGTACAGGAAATGAGGCGGCAATTCTACGACAAGTTTCTGGAGGCAGACGAACGTCAGGAGATCACCCTCCATAAGGAATTCATACAGGAAGGCCTGGATGAATTGGAGGCCTCGGCGAAGCGTTTTGGCGATATCGCTGAGTTCGTTGAATTTGTCGATCGGCTGATCGTCATTCATAAGGAAATGGCGGCCATGAAACGGGACGAGCAGGCCGATGCCGTCCGCTTAATGACGATCCATAAATCCAAAGGGCTGGAGTTTCCCTCGGTATGCCTGATCGGGGCGAGCGAGGGCATTCTCCCGCATACGTCCGCTTTAGACGCCGAGCGCAGGGACGATCAGCGTCCGCTGTCGGACAAGGAGGATAAGGCGCTGGATGCACTGGAAGAGGAGCGCAGATTAGCTTATGTCGCTATCACCAGGGCACGGGATGAATTGATTGTCAGTTCGCCTGGCTTTTACCGGGGACGTAAAGCGGAGGTTTCCCGCTTCTTCCGCGATGTGTTCGTCACGGACGAGCAGAGCAAACAAGGCAACCGTATACCAAACAAGGTCGGCGGGTCAACGCCCCGTACATCCTTTACGGCTAAACGCACGATCCGCATAGAGACCTCAACCTCAACCAAGCGCTCTTCCCTGCCCTCTTCTGCTGGGCGGACAACGGTGAGCACAACCAGTCAGAGGAGCCAACGTATCGGTTCAGATTCGGGCTCCGCTCCGAGCCCACAGCATCAGGCTGCATCCGCCGGGACAGAGATCGTCGACGTGTGGTTATGCACCAGCGCCAATTGCAAAGGCTGGCAGCGGGTCAACGCAAGAATCCCTGCAGGCACACGGAATCGGGAGAGCAAGGCCTGTCCTCTATGCCAGTCGCCCATGAAACAGGGGCGCAAAGAGGTTCCGGTGCACATTAGGCGTTAA